In a single window of the Pseudomonas entomophila genome:
- the pcaR gene encoding pca regulon transcriptional regulator PcaR, whose amino-acid sequence MSEETNGPLANEPVKGATPAMAPPIVASAAKRIQAFTGDPDFMTSLARGLAVIQAFQERKRHLTIAQISHRTEIPRAAVRRCLHTLIKLGYATTDGRTYSLLPKVLTLGHAYLSSTPLAVSAQPYLDRISDQLHEAANMATLEGDDILYIARSATVERLISVDLSVGGRLPAYCTSMGRILLAALDDASLHEYLERADLKARTSRTLHDPESLFACIQQVRQQGWCVVDQELEQGLRSIAVPIYDASGQVLAALNVSTHVGRVSRSELEQRFLPILLAASRDLCHQLFG is encoded by the coding sequence ATGAGCGAAGAAACCAACGGCCCCTTGGCGAACGAACCTGTAAAGGGCGCGACGCCTGCCATGGCACCCCCGATCGTGGCTTCGGCGGCCAAGCGTATCCAGGCGTTCACCGGCGATCCGGACTTCATGACCTCCCTGGCCCGCGGCCTGGCGGTGATCCAAGCCTTCCAGGAGCGCAAGCGGCACCTGACCATCGCCCAGATCAGCCATCGCACGGAGATCCCCCGCGCGGCCGTGCGCCGTTGCCTGCACACCTTGATCAAGCTGGGCTATGCGACCACCGATGGCCGTACCTACTCGCTGCTGCCCAAGGTACTGACGCTGGGCCATGCCTACCTGTCCTCGACCCCGCTGGCGGTTTCGGCCCAACCCTACCTGGACCGGATCAGCGATCAGCTCCACGAGGCGGCCAACATGGCCACCCTCGAAGGTGACGACATCCTTTACATAGCGCGTTCGGCTACGGTGGAACGGCTGATTTCGGTGGACCTCTCGGTGGGCGGGCGGCTGCCGGCCTACTGCACGTCGATGGGGCGCATTCTTCTGGCGGCGCTCGACGACGCCAGCCTTCACGAATACTTGGAGCGCGCCGACCTCAAGGCCCGTACCAGTCGTACCCTGCACGATCCGGAGTCGTTGTTCGCGTGTATCCAGCAGGTGCGTCAGCAGGGTTGGTGCGTGGTCGACCAGGAACTGGAACAAGGGCTGCGTTCGATTGCAGTGCCGATCTACGATGCCTCCGGGCAGGTACTGGCGGCGCTGAATGTCAGTACCCATGTTGGGCGGGTCAGCCGCAGTGAGCTGGAGCAGCGTTTCCTGCCGATCCTGCTGGCGGCCAGCCGGGATCTTTGTCATCAGTTGTTTGGTTGA
- a CDS encoding MFS transporter translates to MNKPQSTVGHCLDVQSFINDQPLSRYQWRVVILCFLIVFLDGLDTAAMGFIAPALSQEWGIDRASLGPVMSAALIGMVFGALGSGPLADRFGRKGVLVAAVLVFGGFSLASAYASNVDQLLVLRFLTGLGLGAGMPNATTLLSEYTPERLKSLLVTSMFCGFNLGMAGGGFMSAKLIPAYGWHSLLVIGGVLPLLLALVLLAWLPESARFLVVRNRSVDRIRKTLAPIAPTVVAQASSFSVPEQKAVATRNVFAVIFSGAYGLGTVLLWLTYFMGLVIVYLLTSWLPTLMRDSGASMEQAAFIGALFQFGGVLSAVVVGWAMDRFNPHKVIGLFYLLAGVFAYAVGQSLGNITLLATLVLIAGMCVNGAQSAMPSLAARFYPTQGRATGVSWMLGIGRFGAILGAWSGATLLGLGWSFEQVLTALLVPAVLATVGVVLKGLVSHADAT, encoded by the coding sequence ATGAACAAACCGCAATCCACCGTCGGCCACTGCCTCGACGTCCAGTCGTTCATCAATGACCAGCCTCTGTCGCGTTATCAGTGGCGGGTGGTCATCCTGTGCTTTCTGATTGTCTTTCTCGATGGCCTCGACACTGCGGCCATGGGCTTCATCGCCCCGGCCTTGTCCCAGGAGTGGGGGATCGACCGCGCCAGCCTTGGCCCGGTGATGAGCGCCGCGCTGATCGGCATGGTGTTTGGCGCGCTGGGTTCCGGCCCGCTGGCCGATCGCTTCGGGCGCAAGGGCGTGCTGGTGGCGGCAGTGCTGGTGTTTGGTGGTTTCAGCCTGGCTTCGGCCTACGCCAGCAATGTCGATCAGTTGTTGGTACTGCGCTTTCTCACGGGCCTCGGCCTGGGCGCGGGCATGCCCAATGCCACCACGTTGCTCTCCGAGTACACGCCGGAGCGTCTCAAGTCGCTGCTGGTGACCAGCATGTTCTGTGGTTTCAATCTGGGCATGGCCGGTGGCGGTTTCATGTCCGCCAAGCTGATCCCGGCCTATGGCTGGCACAGCCTGCTGGTGATCGGCGGGGTGCTGCCCTTGCTGTTGGCGCTGGTGCTGTTGGCCTGGCTGCCGGAATCGGCGCGTTTCCTGGTGGTGCGCAACCGCAGTGTGGACAGGATTCGCAAGACCCTGGCACCCATTGCGCCGACGGTGGTCGCGCAAGCGTCGAGTTTCAGCGTGCCGGAGCAGAAAGCCGTTGCCACGCGTAATGTATTTGCCGTGATCTTCTCTGGAGCCTATGGCTTGGGCACCGTGCTGTTGTGGCTGACTTACTTCATGGGCCTGGTGATTGTCTACCTGCTGACCAGTTGGTTGCCCACTTTGATGCGCGACAGCGGGGCGAGCATGGAGCAGGCCGCGTTCATCGGGGCGTTGTTCCAGTTTGGGGGCGTGCTCAGCGCGGTGGTGGTGGGCTGGGCGATGGACCGCTTTAATCCGCACAAGGTGATCGGCCTGTTCTACCTGTTGGCCGGCGTGTTCGCCTACGCGGTGGGGCAGAGCCTGGGCAACATCACCCTGTTGGCGACCCTGGTGCTGATCGCTGGCATGTGCGTCAACGGTGCGCAATCGGCCATGCCTTCACTGGCGGCGCGGTTCTACCCGACCCAAGGGCGCGCCACCGGGGTGTCATGGATGCTCGGGATCGGGCGGTTCGGTGCGATTCTGGGGGCCTGGAGCGGGGCGACGTTGCTTGGTTTGGGGTGGAGTTTCGAGCAGGTGCTGACGGCGTTGCTGGTGCCAGCGGTATTGGCGACGGTAGGGGTGGTATTGAAGGGGCTGGTGAGCCACGCAGACGCGACCTGA
- a CDS encoding CoA transferase subunit A has translation MAAILSLHEAVKQFIQDGDSVALEGFTHLIPTAAGHEIIRQGKRDLTLVRMTPDLIYDQLIGAGCARKLIFSWGGNPGVGSLHRLRDAVEKQWPHAIEIEEHSHADLANAYVAGASGLPFAVLRAYAGSDLPKVNPLIKSVTCPFTGEVLAAVPSVRPDVTVIHAQKADRKGNVLLWGILGVQKEAALAAKRCIVTVEEIVDDLNAPMNACVLPTWALSAVCLVPGGAHPSYAHGYYERDNRFYQAWDPIARNRETFSTWVDTYIRGTQDFTEFQARLASTAEAAQ, from the coding sequence ATGGCAGCAATCCTCTCGCTTCACGAGGCCGTGAAGCAGTTCATCCAGGATGGCGACAGCGTCGCCCTCGAAGGCTTCACCCACCTGATCCCGACCGCCGCGGGCCACGAGATCATCCGCCAGGGCAAGCGCGACCTGACCCTGGTGCGCATGACCCCAGACCTAATCTATGACCAACTGATCGGTGCCGGCTGTGCGCGCAAGTTGATCTTCTCCTGGGGCGGCAACCCGGGTGTCGGCTCGCTGCACCGCCTGCGCGATGCTGTCGAGAAGCAGTGGCCGCATGCGATCGAGATCGAAGAGCACAGCCATGCCGACCTGGCCAACGCCTATGTCGCCGGTGCCTCCGGGCTGCCGTTCGCGGTGCTGCGTGCCTACGCCGGCTCCGACCTGCCCAAGGTCAACCCGTTGATCAAGAGTGTCACCTGCCCATTCACCGGCGAAGTGCTCGCCGCCGTGCCTTCGGTGCGCCCGGACGTCACCGTGATCCACGCGCAGAAGGCCGACCGCAAGGGCAATGTGCTGCTGTGGGGCATCCTGGGTGTGCAGAAGGAAGCGGCCCTGGCGGCCAAGCGCTGCATCGTTACCGTCGAAGAGATCGTCGATGACCTCAATGCACCGATGAACGCTTGCGTGCTGCCGACCTGGGCACTCAGCGCGGTGTGCCTGGTGCCCGGTGGCGCCCATCCGTCCTACGCCCATGGCTACTATGAGCGCGACAACCGCTTCTACCAGGCCTGGGACCCGATCGCCCGCAACCGCGAGACGTTCAGCACCTGGGTCGATACCTATATCCGTGGCACCCAGGACTTCACCGAATTCCAGGCCAGGTTGGCCAGCACCGCGGAGGCCGCGCAATGA
- a CDS encoding CoA-transferase subunit beta has product MSYSTSEMMTVAAARRLRNGAVCFVGIGLPSKAANLARLTSSPDVVLIYESGPIGAKPSVLPLSIGDGELAETADTVVPTGEIFRYWLQGGRIDVGFLGAAQVDRFGNINTTVVGDYHAPKTRLPGAGGAPEIAGSAKQVLIILKQSPRAFVDKLDFITSVGHGEGGDSRKRLGLPGQGPVGIITDLCIMEPEAGTHEFVVTAIHPGVTREQIIAATGWPIRFADDVQETAAPSEVELSALRDLEARTAAAHGQTAGEA; this is encoded by the coding sequence ATGAGCTACTCCACTTCCGAAATGATGACCGTCGCCGCCGCCCGTCGCCTGCGCAACGGCGCCGTCTGCTTCGTCGGCATCGGCCTGCCGTCCAAGGCTGCCAACCTGGCGCGCCTGACCTCGTCGCCCGATGTGGTGCTGATCTACGAGTCCGGCCCGATCGGTGCCAAGCCCAGCGTGCTGCCGCTGTCGATCGGCGACGGCGAACTGGCCGAGACCGCCGACACCGTGGTGCCGACCGGGGAGATCTTCCGCTACTGGCTGCAGGGTGGGCGTATCGATGTCGGTTTCCTCGGCGCCGCCCAGGTCGACCGCTTTGGCAACATCAACACCACCGTGGTCGGCGACTATCACGCGCCGAAGACCCGCCTGCCGGGTGCTGGCGGCGCGCCGGAGATCGCTGGCTCCGCCAAGCAGGTGCTGATCATCCTCAAGCAGTCGCCACGGGCCTTCGTCGACAAGCTCGATTTCATCACCTCGGTCGGCCATGGCGAAGGCGGCGATTCGCGCAAGCGCCTGGGCCTGCCGGGGCAGGGGCCGGTCGGCATCATCACTGACCTGTGCATCATGGAGCCGGAAGCGGGGACCCACGAGTTCGTGGTCACCGCGATCCATCCGGGCGTGACCCGTGAGCAGATCATCGCCGCTACCGGCTGGCCCATCCGCTTCGCCGACGACGTGCAGGAAACCGCTGCACCGAGTGAAGTCGAACTGTCCGCCCTGCGTGACCTTGAAGCCCGCACCGCCGCGGCCCATGGCCAGACGGCAGGAGAAGCCTGA
- the pcaF gene encoding 3-oxoadipyl-CoA thiolase, with amino-acid sequence MMRDVFICDAIRTPIGRFGGALAGVRADDLAAVPLKALIERNPSVQWDQLDEVFFGCANQAGEDNRNVARMALLLAGLPESIPGVTLNRLCASGMDAIGTAFRAIASGEMELAIAGGVESMSRAPFVMGKAESGYSRNMKLEDTTIGWRFINPSMKAQYGVDSMPETADNVADDYKISRADQDAFALRSQQKAAVAQAAGFFAEEIVPVRIAHKKGETVVERDEHLRPDTTLEALNKLRPVNGPDKTVTAGNASGVNDGAAALILASAEAVKKHGLTPRARVLGMASAGVAPRVMGIGPVPAVRKLTERLGVAVVDFDVIELNEAFASQGLAVLRELGVADDAPQVNPNGGAIALGHPLGMSGARLVLTALHQLEKSGGRKGLATMCVGVGQGLALAIERV; translated from the coding sequence CTGATGCGTGACGTTTTCATCTGCGACGCCATCCGCACCCCCATCGGCCGCTTTGGCGGCGCCCTGGCCGGGGTGCGTGCCGACGACCTGGCGGCGGTTCCGCTCAAGGCGCTGATCGAGCGCAACCCAAGCGTGCAGTGGGATCAGCTCGACGAGGTGTTCTTCGGTTGCGCCAACCAGGCCGGCGAGGACAACCGCAACGTCGCGCGCATGGCGCTGTTGCTGGCCGGCCTGCCGGAGAGCATTCCCGGGGTGACCCTCAACCGCTTGTGTGCCTCGGGCATGGATGCCATCGGCACGGCGTTTCGCGCCATCGCCAGCGGCGAGATGGAGCTGGCCATCGCGGGCGGTGTCGAGTCGATGTCCCGTGCGCCATTCGTCATGGGCAAGGCCGAGAGCGGCTACTCGCGCAACATGAAGCTTGAGGACACCACTATCGGTTGGCGCTTCATCAACCCGTCGATGAAAGCCCAGTACGGCGTGGACTCGATGCCCGAGACCGCCGACAACGTCGCCGACGACTACAAAATCTCGCGTGCCGACCAGGACGCCTTTGCCCTGCGTAGCCAGCAGAAGGCGGCCGTCGCGCAGGCTGCGGGGTTCTTTGCCGAGGAAATCGTGCCTGTGCGCATCGCCCACAAGAAAGGCGAAACCGTGGTCGAGCGCGACGAGCACCTGCGCCCGGACACCACGCTGGAGGCGTTGAACAAGCTCAGGCCGGTGAATGGCCCGGACAAGACCGTCACCGCCGGCAATGCCTCGGGGGTCAACGATGGGGCGGCGGCGTTGATCCTCGCGTCGGCCGAGGCCGTGAAAAAGCATGGCTTGACCCCGCGCGCCAGGGTGTTGGGCATGGCCAGCGCTGGTGTGGCACCACGGGTGATGGGCATCGGCCCGGTGCCGGCGGTGCGCAAGCTGACCGAGCGGTTGGGCGTGGCGGTGGTGGATTTCGATGTCATCGAGTTGAACGAAGCCTTCGCCAGCCAGGGCCTGGCGGTGCTGCGCGAATTGGGCGTGGCCGACGATGCGCCACAGGTGAACCCCAACGGTGGCGCGATCGCTCTGGGGCATCCGCTGGGGATGAGCGGGGCGCGGTTGGTGCTGACAGCATTGCACCAGTTGGAAAAGAGCGGTGGCCGCAAGGGTTTGGCAACCATGTGCGTCGGGGTTGGCCAAGGGTTGGCGCTGGCCATCGAGCGAGTCTGA
- a CDS encoding MFS family transporter, with protein sequence MTSSYYTGEERSKRIFAIVGASSGNLVEWFDFYVYAFCAIYFAPAFFPSDDPTVQLLNTAGVFAAGFLMRPIGGWIFGRLADRHGRKNSLMTSVLMMCFGSLIIACLPTYASIGAWAPALLLLARLIQGLSVGGEYGTTATYMSEVALRGQRGFFASFQYVTLIGGQLLAVLVVVILQQLLTEEELRAYGWRIPFVVGAIAALISLMLRRSLKETSSAENRQDKDAGSIGGLFRHHTAAFITVLGYTAGGSLIFYTFTTYMQKYLVNTAGMNAKSASFVMTGALFLFMILQPVFGMLSDRIGRRNSMLLFGALGTIFTVPLLMALKTVTSPFMAFVLVTLALCIVSFYTSISGLVKAEMFPPQVRALGVGLAYAVANAVFGGSAEYVALGLKTMGMENTFYWYVTAMMAIAFLFSLRLPKQAAYLHHDH encoded by the coding sequence ATGACTTCCAGCTACTACACCGGCGAAGAGCGCAGCAAACGCATCTTCGCCATCGTCGGCGCCTCGTCGGGCAACCTGGTGGAATGGTTCGACTTCTATGTCTATGCCTTCTGCGCGATCTATTTCGCCCCGGCCTTCTTCCCCTCCGACGACCCCACCGTGCAGTTGCTCAACACCGCCGGGGTGTTCGCCGCCGGCTTCCTGATGCGCCCCATCGGTGGCTGGATCTTCGGCCGCCTGGCCGACCGCCACGGGCGCAAGAACTCGCTGATGACCTCGGTGCTGATGATGTGCTTCGGCTCGCTGATCATCGCCTGCCTGCCCACCTACGCCAGTATCGGCGCCTGGGCGCCGGCACTGTTGCTGCTGGCACGGTTGATTCAGGGGTTGTCGGTGGGTGGTGAATACGGCACTACCGCGACGTACATGAGCGAAGTGGCCCTGCGTGGCCAGCGCGGTTTTTTCGCCTCGTTCCAGTACGTCACCCTGATCGGCGGCCAGTTGCTGGCGGTGCTGGTGGTGGTGATTCTGCAACAGCTGCTGACCGAGGAAGAACTGCGTGCCTACGGCTGGCGCATCCCCTTCGTGGTCGGCGCCATCGCCGCGTTGATCTCGCTGATGCTACGCCGCTCGCTGAAAGAGACCAGCAGCGCCGAGAACCGTCAGGACAAGGACGCCGGCAGCATCGGCGGCCTGTTCCGTCACCACACCGCTGCCTTCATCACGGTGCTCGGCTACACCGCCGGTGGTTCGCTGATCTTCTACACCTTCACCACCTACATGCAGAAGTACCTGGTCAACACGGCCGGGATGAACGCCAAGAGCGCCAGCTTCGTGATGACCGGCGCGCTGTTCCTGTTCATGATTCTGCAGCCGGTGTTCGGCATGCTCTCGGACCGAATCGGCCGGCGCAACTCGATGCTGCTGTTCGGCGCCCTGGGCACGATTTTCACCGTGCCGCTGCTGATGGCGCTGAAGACCGTCACCAGCCCATTCATGGCCTTCGTGCTGGTGACCCTGGCGCTGTGCATCGTCAGTTTCTACACCTCCATCAGCGGCCTGGTGAAGGCCGAAATGTTCCCGCCGCAGGTGCGCGCCCTGGGGGTCGGGCTGGCCTACGCGGTGGCCAACGCGGTGTTTGGCGGTTCGGCCGAGTACGTGGCCCTGGGCTTGAAAACCATGGGCATGGAGAACACCTTCTACTGGTACGTGACCGCCATGATGGCGATAGCCTTCCTGTTCAGCCTGCGCCTGCCGAAGCAGGCGGCGTACCTGCACCATGATCATTAA
- a CDS encoding 3-carboxy-cis,cis-muconate cycloisomerase has translation MSNQLFDAYFTAPAMREVFSDRGRLQGMLDFEAALARAEAAAGLVPHTAVMAIEAACKAERYDVQALAQAIAIAGNSAIPLVKALGKVVASGVPEAERYVHLGATSQDAMDSGLVLQLRDALALIESDLAKLSDTLARQALQHADTPLVGRTWLQHATPVTLGMKLAGVLGALTRHRQRLKELRPRLLVLQFGGASGSLAALGSKALPVAEALAEQLKLTVPEQPWHTQRDRLVEFAAALGLIAGSLGKFGRDVSLLMQTEAGELFEPSAPGKGGSSTMPHKRNPVGAAVLIGAATRVPGLVSTLFAAMPQEHERSLGLWHAEWETLPEICCLVSGALRQAQVIAEGMEVDTARMRSNLDLTQGLVLAEAVSIVLAQRLGRDRAHHLLEQCCQRAVAEQRHLRAVLGDEPQVSAELSADELDRLLDPTHYLGQARVWVARAVAEHQRFTF, from the coding sequence ATGAGCAACCAGCTGTTCGATGCCTACTTCACCGCGCCGGCCATGCGCGAGGTCTTCTCCGATCGCGGGCGGTTGCAAGGCATGCTCGACTTCGAAGCCGCCCTGGCCCGTGCCGAGGCGGCCGCAGGGTTGGTGCCGCACACGGCGGTGATGGCCATCGAGGCGGCCTGCAAGGCCGAGCGCTACGATGTGCAGGCCCTGGCGCAGGCCATCGCCATCGCCGGCAACTCGGCGATCCCGCTGGTCAAGGCGCTGGGCAAGGTGGTCGCCAGCGGCGTGCCTGAAGCCGAGCGCTACGTGCACCTGGGCGCCACCAGCCAGGATGCGATGGACAGCGGCCTGGTACTGCAATTGCGCGATGCCTTGGCGCTGATAGAAAGCGACCTCGCCAAGTTGTCCGACACCCTGGCCCGTCAGGCATTGCAGCATGCCGACACGCCGCTGGTGGGGCGTACCTGGTTGCAGCACGCCACACCGGTGACGCTGGGTATGAAACTGGCTGGCGTGCTCGGCGCCCTGACTCGCCATCGCCAGCGCCTCAAGGAACTGCGTCCGCGCCTGCTGGTACTGCAGTTCGGCGGTGCCTCTGGCAGCCTGGCGGCATTGGGCAGCAAGGCCCTGCCGGTGGCCGAGGCGCTGGCCGAACAGTTGAAACTGACCGTGCCCGAGCAACCTTGGCACACCCAGCGTGACCGCCTGGTGGAGTTCGCGGCGGCGCTGGGCCTGATCGCCGGCAGCCTGGGCAAGTTCGGCCGCGATGTCAGCCTGTTGATGCAGACCGAGGCGGGCGAGCTGTTCGAGCCTTCCGCGCCAGGCAAGGGTGGTTCCTCGACCATGCCGCACAAGCGCAACCCGGTGGGGGCGGCGGTGCTGATCGGCGCCGCCACCCGCGTGCCAGGGCTGGTCTCGACGCTGTTCGCCGCCATGCCCCAGGAGCACGAGCGCAGCCTGGGCTTGTGGCACGCTGAGTGGGAAACCTTGCCGGAGATCTGTTGCCTGGTCTCCGGCGCCCTGCGCCAGGCCCAGGTGATCGCCGAGGGCATGGAGGTGGATACCGCGCGCATGCGCAGCAACCTCGACCTCACCCAGGGCCTGGTGCTGGCCGAAGCGGTCAGTATTGTCCTGGCCCAGCGCCTGGGGCGCGACCGTGCCCATCACCTGCTGGAGCAGTGCTGCCAGCGTGCGGTGGCCGAACAACGCCACCTGCGTGCCGTGCTCGGCGACGAACCGCAGGTCAGCGCCGAGTTGTCCGCCGATGAACTCGACCGCTTGCTCGACCCCACTCATTACCTTGGGCAGGCCCGCGTCTGGGTGGCGCGCGCCGTGGCCGAACATCAACGATTCACATTCTGA
- the pcaD gene encoding 3-oxoadipate enol-lactonase: MAHLQLADGELHYQLEGPADAPVLVLSNSLGTDLGMWDTQIPAWTEHFRVLRYDTRGHGASLVSKGPYRIEQLGHDVLALLDGLDIQKAHFIGLSMGGLIGQWLGINAGARLLSLTLCNSAAKIANDEVWNTRIDTVLKGGQQAMHDLRDASIARWFTPAFAAAEPAIAQRITEMLAHTSPAGYAANCAAVRDADFRDQLNHIQVPTLIVAGTADAVTTPEHGRFMQAGILGAEYVEFPAAHLSNVEVGTPFSRRVLDFLLSR, encoded by the coding sequence GTGGCGCACCTGCAACTGGCCGATGGCGAACTGCATTACCAACTCGAAGGCCCAGCCGATGCCCCGGTGTTGGTGCTGTCCAACTCGCTGGGCACCGACCTGGGCATGTGGGACACACAGATTCCGGCCTGGACCGAGCATTTCCGGGTGCTGCGCTACGACACCCGTGGCCATGGCGCTTCCCTGGTCAGCAAGGGGCCGTACCGCATCGAGCAACTGGGCCACGACGTGCTCGCGCTGCTCGATGGGTTGGATATCCAGAAGGCGCATTTCATCGGCCTGTCCATGGGCGGGCTGATCGGCCAGTGGCTGGGCATCAATGCCGGCGCGCGCCTGCTCAGCCTGACCCTGTGCAACAGCGCGGCGAAGATCGCCAACGACGAGGTGTGGAACACCCGTATCGACACCGTGCTCAAGGGCGGCCAGCAGGCCATGCATGACTTGCGTGACGCGTCCATCGCCCGCTGGTTCACTCCGGCCTTCGCCGCCGCCGAACCTGCGATCGCCCAGCGCATCACCGAGATGCTGGCGCACACCTCTCCCGCCGGCTATGCGGCCAACTGTGCCGCAGTGCGGGATGCCGACTTTCGCGACCAGCTCAACCATATTCAGGTGCCAACCCTGATCGTTGCGGGCACCGCCGATGCGGTCACCACCCCCGAGCATGGCCGTTTCATGCAGGCCGGTATCCTCGGTGCCGAGTACGTCGAATTCCCGGCGGCGCATCTGTCCAACGTCGAGGTTGGTACGCCGTTCAGCCGCCGTGTGCTCGACTTCCTGTTGAGCCGATGA
- the pcaC gene encoding 4-carboxymuconolactone decarboxylase produces MDEKQRYEAGMKVRRAVLGDAHVDRSLEKLNDFNGEFQEMITRHAWGDIWTRPGLPRHTRSLITIAMLIGMNRNDELKLHLRAAANNGVTREEIKEVIMQSAIYCGIPAANATFHLAESVWDELGVESRD; encoded by the coding sequence GTGGACGAGAAACAACGCTACGAAGCGGGCATGAAGGTGCGCCGCGCGGTGCTGGGCGATGCCCATGTCGACCGCAGCCTGGAGAAGCTCAACGACTTCAATGGCGAGTTCCAGGAGATGATCACCCGCCATGCCTGGGGTGACATCTGGACCCGCCCTGGGTTGCCCCGGCATACCCGCAGCCTGATCACCATCGCCATGCTGATCGGCATGAACCGCAATGACGAACTCAAGTTGCACCTGCGCGCGGCCGCCAACAATGGCGTGACGCGCGAAGAGATCAAGGAAGTGATCATGCAGAGCGCGATCTACTGCGGGATCCCCGCCGCCAATGCCACGTTCCATCTGGCGGAGTCGGTGTGGGATGAGCTGGGCGTCGAGTCGCGCGATTGA